TCCCTCGCGCCCACCCCACTAACCCtattaaccctaaccctaattctccCCCTTCGATCCGATCCCTGCCGGCGCCAGGTCTCCTCCAGATCCGCATTAGAGGGGGCGCTCTCGATCGAAATCCTTTGCCGATCTTCGCCATATCAACCCCAGATCGATCGCGATCGATCGAACCTTTCGTGTCCCATCGCGTcggccctaaccctaaccctaatccggAAGATCCGGGGGAGATGGCTGCGgcgggaggagagaggaggaggcgggggggaaggaggaggaggcggaggcgggcgGCGGCGAGCTGACGACGAGCAGCTGGCGGAGCTCGCGGGAGATATTCCGGTCGTTCGATCGCAACAACGACGGGAGCTTGACAGCAGCTGGAGCTGGGGTCCCTCCTCCGATCGCTGGGGCTGAAGCCGAGCGCGGACCAGCTCGAGGCCTGATCCAGCGCGCGGACACAAACTCGAACGGGCTCGTGAGTTCTCCGAGTTCGTGCCCTCGTCGCGCCGAGCTCGTCCCGCGCGCTCGCCCTACACGGAGGAGCACTGCGGCGCCTCTTCCGCTTTCGACGCGCGAGCAACGGCTACATCACCGCCGCGAGCTCGCCCACTCCATGGCCAGGCTCGGCCACGCCCCTCACGCCAAGGAGCTCACGGCATGATCAAGGAGGCGACACCGACGGGATGGCCGCATCAGCTTCCACGAGTTCTCCCAGGCCATCACCTCCGCCGCCTTCGATAACTCCTGTCCTGattcccttcttcttctactaccgcgcagtctctctctctctctctctctctctcttcttgttTGTTCCATTGATCATTAGATAATGGTGAAAAAACAGAGAAATGGTGGTTGCTGCTTTTctccctttcttctttttttttcttttttttttttttttttttactttgtttgtttgtttgtttgtttgtataTACTAGTATGATGAGAAAAGCGCCGAGGAAGAAGgcataattttctttctttcttcttcttcttcctcattctGGTATTGGAAAAATTGCATCTTTGGAGGTGATGGTTTGTTGGTTAATAAGATCGCATCAGTAATTTGTCTTTTAAGTTGTTTAAGTTTTGAGTAAGTGCATGTGAGATCTACCGTCTCAGATGTTGAATTCGGTCCGGTGATATCACTTTTCTTCCGTGGAATGTTACTgttgcattcattttgtatccCCCCGGtaatctttttccttctctttttaaCTGCAATACTAAGTGTTGCTCTGTTCAGTAGTTGTTAAAGCAGAGAACATATAtgggtttctttttttgtgCAAACAGTTGGAAAATCTTCTTTTTGCTGCTAATGTCAGAATAATTCTCAAACTTGCAAATTCGTTCGTCTAAGTAATCTGCTTTTTGGTCCCTTCAATGTTGTAAAAGTGATCAAACTTTGTTGCAATCATAATAATGTATGCTTCTTTGATCCGTgttctttgttgttgttgtatccTTCTGGATGAAgaactatctatatatatatata
This genomic interval from Ananas comosus cultivar F153 linkage group 8, ASM154086v1, whole genome shotgun sequence contains the following:
- the LOC109714697 gene encoding LOW QUALITY PROTEIN: probable calcium-binding protein CML18 (The sequence of the model RefSeq protein was modified relative to this genomic sequence to represent the inferred CDS: inserted 4 bases in 4 codons; deleted 2 bases in 2 codons; substituted 1 base at 1 genomic stop codon) codes for the protein MGFPHLHAKAFVAYNNEAKKASQRRAHGGGGGGGRRRADDEQLAELREIFRSFDRNNDGSLTQLELGSLLRSLGLKPSADQLEXLIQRADTNSNGLXEFSEFVPSSRRARPARSPYTEEXLRRLFRFRRASNGYITAXELAHSMARLGHAPHAKELTAXSRRRHRRDGRISFHEFSQAITSAAFDNSCPDSLLLLLPRSLSLSLSLSLLVCSIDH